A segment of the Aureimonas sp. SA4125 genome:
GAAGGCCTATGTGAAGGGGTCCTACGCCATCCAGAACCTCGATTCCTCGCTGTCGATCGCCTCCACCCTCGTCGGCATCCAGCTCGACAATCTCGGCATCGACTACATCGACAAACGCCAGGATCTGATCGACGCCGTGACGCTCGAGGACGTTAGGCGGATCGCGAAGGCGCTGCTGTCGGTCGAACCGACCGTCGTCACCGTCGGCCCCGCCGGAGCCTGATCCATGTCGCAGCCGGGCGGCATCGGACTGGCGCTCGGCGGCGGCGGGGCACGGGGACTGGCGCATATCCACGTCCTCTCCGCATTTGACGATCTCGGCATCAGGCCGGTGCATATCGCCGGCTCGTCCATCGGCGCGATCATCGGCGCCGCCTATGCAAGCGGCATGTCAGGCGCGGCGGTTCACGATTTCGCGCTATCGAGCTTTGCGACGTCGCGCGGCATCGCCGGGCGCATCTGGGCGACGCGGCCGCCGAGCTTTGCCGAGTTCTGGGCCGATGGCGGGGTGCGCTTCGGACAGCTGAACATCCTGCGCATTCTCGGCGCCTTCCTGCCGCCGGGCATGCACGAGAATTTCGAGGACCTCGCCATCCCGCTGACGGTGATGGCGACTGATTTCTACGGCCGTCGGGAGGTCGCGATCCGCACCGGTGATCTGGTCAGCGCGCTCGCCGCCTCCGCCGCGCTGCCCGCCATCTTCCGTCCCGTGCTGCGCGAGGGCGTGGTCCTGATCGACGGCGGCATCTACAACCCCCTGCCGTTCGATCAGCTGCGCGGACGTGCTGGCCTGATCGTCGCCAGCGACGTCAATGGCGGACCTGCCACTGCCCATCCCGAACGCCTGCCCAGCCCGTTCGAGGCGCTGGTCGGGGCCTCGCAGCTGATGCAGCAGTCGATCACCGAGACACGCCTGCGCGTTTCGCCCCCCGATGTCCTGTTGCGACCCTCCGTCGATAGCTATGGCGTCCTTGATTTTCTGAAGACGAAGATGATCCTCGACGATACCGCGCCCCTGCGCGAGGAGGTGAAGCGTGTGCTCGGCCCGATCCTCGAGCGTGAGCCCGAGCCGGAAGAAGAAGCGACGGCCATCCTCCACGCCGTCTGAGGCGCACGCCTCAGCAAAGGCGAAGCGCGCCTCATGCCTCGCGACTTCATCCAGAAACCGCATCATGCCGGTCTCGACCCGTGTCAGCCCGGCGCGAAGCCGGCCCTTCAAGAGATCGGGATCGAGCCTTTCCGCTTCATAGGCGCCGACCATCTCGGGATGATGAGAAGCCGGCCAATACGGTCGTGCGGGAAGACGGCGGCAAGGCGCTGAAAAGCGCCTCCGAACTCAAGAATTCCGCGGGCCGGGCGGACCCGCGGCGCGAACGAAGGCCTGATCAGGCCCGCCGCCGCTCGCCGGGATCAGTGCCCGCGGTCAGGCGGCGAAGACCGACGCCATGTCGGCAAAGCCCTTGAACTCGAGCGCATTCCCCGAGGGGTCGTAGAGGAAGAGGGTCGCCTGCTCCCCCGGCTGACCCTCGAAGCGCAGCATCGGACGCTCGATCCAGTCGACGTCGTCGCGGACGGTCAGCCGTTCGGCGAGCGCCTTCCACTCCGGCATGGTAAGAACGACACCGAAATGCGGAATCGGCACGGCGTGGCCATCGACCTGCCCGCGATCAGCTGAAGCACCTGCTCCGGGCCGAAGATGGGCCGAAAGCTGATGGCCGAAGAGATCGAAATCCACCCAGTTCGGTGACGACCGTCCAATCCTTGCTCCGAGGACGTCCTGGTAGAAGTCACGCGTCTCGTCGAGGTCGCGGACCGGGAAGGCGAGATGGAAGGGGGTGATCGACATGGTTGTCCTGCGAGTCTTGTTTCAAAAGGGGTTTGACGCAGCGCCTATTCGGCGTTCGTCCGTCGTCTTCCCAAGAGCCGTCGGCGCGGCCGCGCGGGAGCCGTGGTGTTGCCGCCAGATGCTTCCGCCGCACCATCGACAAGATGGAGCCTCGGCTTTGGCCTCACCAGTGGCTCGGGCGTTGCCTTGCGCTTTTCCATCATGTCCATGCCGGCATAGATGCCTTCGACCTGCTGCAGCTTCAGCCGCTCGAAATCACGGCGGCGGACATCCTCGGCGATCGCGTCTGCCATGTCGAGCTCGACGCCAAGGCCCTGCAGCGTTTCGGCGCCGAAGACAAGGGCCGATTCCAGCGTCTCGCGGATCTCGTACTCCACCCCGCGCGCCAGCAGCGACAGGGAGTGGTTGCGGTCGTAGGAGCGGACATACAGCCTGACGGTCGGAAACTCCGACCGGATGAGATTGACGATCTGGTCGGTCGTCTCGGCCTTGTTGGTGCACACGGCGACGATCTTGGCCTTGCGGATGCCCGCCGCTTCCAGAACGTCGCGCCGCAGACCCGAGCCGAAATAGATGCGGAAGCCGAAGCGCGCGGCATTGCGGATGCGCTCGGCGGAGGAGTCGATGATCGTCACGTCGGTGCCGTTGGAAAGAAGCACCTGCGCGGCGATCTGGGCAAAGCGTGAGAAGCCGATGATGAGCACATCGGAGCCGGCGCCCTCGAAGTCCTCGTCGAGCTGTTCTTCCTGGAGTTCCTCCGACAGCCAGTTGCCGATCCACGCCGTCAGCGGGGTCAGCGCCATCGACAGCGTGACGATGGCTACCAGCAGGGACGACATCTCGACCGAGAAGATCGCATTGGCCGATGCGCTCGCAAACAGGACGAAGGCGAACTCTCCGCCCTGCGGCAGGAGGGCCGAGACGCGCGCGGCGGTGTTGTGGCTCTCGCCGAAGAGGCGCGACAGCCAATAGAGGATCACCGCCTTGGCGGCGAGGAGGGCCGGGGTGGCGATGAGGATGGTCAGCCAGTCCCGCATGATGATCGAAAGGTCGAGCGACAGCCCGACGCCGATGAAGAAGAGGCCGAGGAGAATGCCGCGGAAAGGCTCGATATCGGCTTCCAGCTCGTGCCGGTAGCTCGATTCCGCCAGCATCACGCCGGCGATGAAGGCGCCCATGGCCATGGAGAACCCGGCCGCCGCCATCAGCATGGCCGAGCCGAGGACGACGAAGAGCGCCGCGCCGATCATCACCTCGCGCGCGCCGGAATTGGCCATGACGCGGAACAGCGGGTTGAGGAGATAGCGGCCCGCGACGATGAGCACGACGATCGCCCCGACCGACAGGACGAACTGCATGGGGTCGAACCCGGCCGCCGGATCGGCCGTCGGCGCGAGGAAAGGCAGGATCGCCAGCAGCGGTACGACGGCCAGATCCTGGAACAGGAGGACCGAGAAGGCCGCCTGGCCGTGACGGGTGTTCGTCTCCCCGGCCTCCTCGAGCAGCTGCAGGCCGAACGCGGTCGACGACAGCGCAAGTCCGAAGCCGATGACGAAGCCGGCCCGCCAGTCGATCCCGAGAAGAACGGCAATCGCCATGATCGCGGCGCCGGAAAGCGCGACCTGGGTCAGGCCGAGGCCAAAGATCTGCCGGCGCAGCGCCCAGAGGCGGCTCGCCTTCAGCTCCAGCCCGATGATGAAAAGGAGAAAGACGACGCCGAGTTCGCCGACATGCAGGATCTCCGTCCCGTCGCCTTCGATCAGGCGCAGCACCGGTCCCATGACGATGCCGGCGAAGAGATAGCCGAGCACCGTGCCGAGGCCGATGCGCTTGAAGATCGTGCCGGCAAGGATCCCGCCGCCGAGCAAAAGGATGACTTCCAGAAACAGGGCGCGTGATTCTTCCAAGACGGGCGTCCGACGGTTGGGTGGGAAGAAGAGCCGCAGGCGCGGCGGGTGACATAAGCCGGTCACGCCGCTTGGCTTCCATGGCATTGCACCATAGATGTTCCCCATGCACAAACCAGCAGGCAAAATCCATGGATGATCAGACCCGAGGCCTTCTCGACGTCGGCGCGCGGCTGATCGAGGCCGCTCTGAAGGCCGGTGCGGATGCGGCGGACGCCGCCGTCGTCCGCTCGCACTCCCGCGGCGCTTCGGTGAGGCTCGGCAAGATCGAGGACACCGAATCGGCCGAAAGCGAGGACGTGTCGCTGCGGGTCTTCGTCGGACAGCGCATTGCGACCGTTTCGGCAGACATGCGCGCCGATATCGGCCCGCTGGTCGAGCGCGCCGTGGCGATGGCAAAGGTCTCGCCGGAGGACCCCTATGCGGGCCTCGCCGACCCGTCGGATCTCTCCCGCGACGACCTCGATCTCGACCTCTACGACGACACCGTCATCGCGAGCGCCGCGCTGGTGGATGAAGCGATGGCGCTCGAGGACGCCGCCCGGGCGGTCGACGGCGTGACGAATTCCGGCGGTGCCGGCGCCTCCGTCAGCGCCACGGGCCTCGTGCTCGTGACCTCGGCCGGTTTTTCCGGATCCCGCATGCGCTCGGGTTTTTCACGCTCGGTCAGCGTCATCGCCGGCGAGGGCGTCAAGATGCAGCGCGACTACGATTACGATTCGCGCCTCTTCGCCGCCGACCTCGACGCCAGTGCCGACATCGGGCGGCGGGCCGGCGAGCGCACCGTGGCGCGCGTCAACCCGCGCATGGTGCCGACCGGAAAATACGAGATCGTCTTCGATCCACGCGTCGCGCGCGGACTGATCGGCCATGTCGTCGGCGCGATCAACGGCGCGGCGATCGCGCGCAAGACGAGTTTCCTCAAGGACCGCATGGGAGCCCAGATCCTCCCGGCATCGATATCGATCACCGACGAGCCGTTGCTGCGGCGCCGGCCGGGATCGCGCGCCTTCGACGGCGAGGGCCTGCGCGGCGCGCCGCTGGTCCTCGTCGAGGACGGCGTCCTCAGAAACTGGATCCTCGACGGCGCCACGGGCCGCGAGCTCGGCCTGCCCGGAAACGCCCGCGCCTCGCGCTCGAGCGGCGGCGTGTCGCCGTCCTCCACGAACGTGATCGTGACGCCCGGCGTCGTGACGCCGT
Coding sequences within it:
- a CDS encoding monovalent cation:proton antiporter-2 (CPA2) family protein, which encodes MGNIYGAMPWKPSGVTGLCHPPRLRLFFPPNRRTPVLEESRALFLEVILLLGGGILAGTIFKRIGLGTVLGYLFAGIVMGPVLRLIEGDGTEILHVGELGVVFLLFIIGLELKASRLWALRRQIFGLGLTQVALSGAAIMAIAVLLGIDWRAGFVIGFGLALSSTAFGLQLLEEAGETNTRHGQAAFSVLLFQDLAVVPLLAILPFLAPTADPAAGFDPMQFVLSVGAIVVLIVAGRYLLNPLFRVMANSGAREVMIGAALFVVLGSAMLMAAAGFSMAMGAFIAGVMLAESSYRHELEADIEPFRGILLGLFFIGVGLSLDLSIIMRDWLTILIATPALLAAKAVILYWLSRLFGESHNTAARVSALLPQGGEFAFVLFASASANAIFSVEMSSLLVAIVTLSMALTPLTAWIGNWLSEELQEEQLDEDFEGAGSDVLIIGFSRFAQIAAQVLLSNGTDVTIIDSSAERIRNAARFGFRIYFGSGLRRDVLEAAGIRKAKIVAVCTNKAETTDQIVNLIRSEFPTVRLYVRSYDRNHSLSLLARGVEYEIRETLESALVFGAETLQGLGVELDMADAIAEDVRRRDFERLKLQQVEGIYAGMDMMEKRKATPEPLVRPKPRLHLVDGAAEASGGNTTAPARPRRRLLGRRRTNAE
- a CDS encoding patatin-like phospholipase family protein produces the protein MSQPGGIGLALGGGGARGLAHIHVLSAFDDLGIRPVHIAGSSIGAIIGAAYASGMSGAAVHDFALSSFATSRGIAGRIWATRPPSFAEFWADGGVRFGQLNILRILGAFLPPGMHENFEDLAIPLTVMATDFYGRREVAIRTGDLVSALAASAALPAIFRPVLREGVVLIDGGIYNPLPFDQLRGRAGLIVASDVNGGPATAHPERLPSPFEALVGASQLMQQSITETRLRVSPPDVLLRPSVDSYGVLDFLKTKMILDDTAPLREEVKRVLGPILEREPEPEEEATAILHAV
- a CDS encoding VOC family protein, coding for MTPFHLAFPVRDLDETRDFYQDVLGARIGRSSPNWVDFDLFGHQLSAHLRPGAGASADRGQVDGHAVPIPHFGVVLTMPEWKALAERLTVRDDVDWIERPMLRFEGQPGEQATLFLYDPSGNALEFKGFADMASVFAA
- a CDS encoding TldD/PmbA family protein yields the protein MDDQTRGLLDVGARLIEAALKAGADAADAAVVRSHSRGASVRLGKIEDTESAESEDVSLRVFVGQRIATVSADMRADIGPLVERAVAMAKVSPEDPYAGLADPSDLSRDDLDLDLYDDTVIASAALVDEAMALEDAARAVDGVTNSGGAGASVSATGLVLVTSAGFSGSRMRSGFSRSVSVIAGEGVKMQRDYDYDSRLFAADLDASADIGRRAGERTVARVNPRMVPTGKYEIVFDPRVARGLIGHVVGAINGAAIARKTSFLKDRMGAQILPASISITDEPLLRRRPGSRAFDGEGLRGAPLVLVEDGVLRNWILDGATGRELGLPGNARASRSSGGVSPSSTNVIVTPGVVTPSELIDGIKDGIYVTELIGHGVNMVTGDYSRGISGFMIENGVLTFPVSEVTIAGNLADMLLQLTPANDLDTRFSIVSPTLGLGVMTVAGN